One genomic segment of Musa acuminata AAA Group cultivar baxijiao chromosome BXJ3-3, Cavendish_Baxijiao_AAA, whole genome shotgun sequence includes these proteins:
- the LOC135633714 gene encoding UDP-xylose transporter 3-like isoform X2 translates to MGEGGGFQLGTVGALSLSVVSSVSIVICNKALMSSLGFKFATTLTSWHLLVTFCSLHVALWIKLFEHKPFDQKAVMGFGILNGISIGLLNLSLGFNSVGFYQMTKLAIIPCTVFLETAFLGKKFSRSIQLSLSILLLGVGIATVTDLQLNLLGSVLSLLAIITTCIAQIMTNTIQKKFKVSSTQLLYQSSPYQALTLFVSGPFLDGLLTNQNVFAFNYTPQVLVFIVLSCLISVSVNFSTFLVIGKTSPVTYQVLGHLKTCLVLTFGYVLLHDPFSWRNIFGILVAIVGMVLYSYLCTIEGQQRAREASAQMLQVKNNESDPLIRAEAGAGHKY, encoded by the exons ATGGGCGAGGGTGGGGGTTTCCAGTTGGGAACTGTCGGAGCGCTGAGCCTGTCGGTGGTCTCATCGGTGTCGATAGTGATCTGCAACAAGGCTTTGATGAGCTCCCTTGGCTTCAAATTCG CCACCACTTTGACAAGCTGGCATCTATTGGTTACCTTTTGTTCCCTTCACGTGGCATTATGGATAAAGCTATTTGAGCACAAACCTTTTGATCAAAAGGCTGTGATGGGTTTTGGAATACTGAATGGGATCTCCATAGGACTATTAAATTTAAGCTTAGGTTTCAACTCCGTTGGATTCTATCAG ATGACAAAACTAGCTATTATTCCTTGTACCGTCTTCTTGGAGACTGCATTTTTGGGGAAGAAGTTCAG TCGGAGTATTCAACTCTCACTTAGCATCCTTCTACTGGGCGTTGGAATCGCAACTGTGACTGATCTCCAGCTTAATTTGCTTGGATCTGTATTGTCCCTTCTAGCAATTATTACAACTTGCATTGCCCAAATT ATGACAAACACTATACAAAAGAAGTTTAAAGTCTCTTCAACACAACTTTTGTATCAATCTTCCCCTTATCAAGCTTTAACCCTTTTTGTATCTGGTCCATTTCTTGATGGGCTCCTAACGAACCAGAATGTGTTTGCATTCAACTACACTCCTCAAGTTCTT gttttCATTGTGCTTTCATGCTTAATATCAGTCTCCGTCAACTTCAGCACATTCCTAGTTATTGGGAAGACATCACCTGTGACATACCAAGTTTTGGGTCATCTCAAAACGTGCCTGGTCCTGACTTTTGGCTATGTCTTACTTCATGATCCATTTAGTTGGAGGAATATCTTCGGAATTCTAGTTGCAATTGTTGGTATGGTTTTGTATTCTTATTTGTGCACAATAGAGGGCCAGCAAAGAGCTCGTGAAGCATCTGCTCAAATGTTGCAG GTGAAAAATAATGAGTCTGATCCTTTGATCAGAGCTGAAGCTGGAGCTGGGCATAAATACTGA
- the LOC135633714 gene encoding UDP-xylose transporter 3-like isoform X1, with the protein MGEGGGFQLGTVGALSLSVVSSVSIVICNKALMSSLGFKFATTLTSWHLLVTFCSLHVALWIKLFEHKPFDQKAVMGFGILNGISIGLLNLSLGFNSVGFYQMTKLAIIPCTVFLETAFLGKKFSRSIQLSLSILLLGVGIATVTDLQLNLLGSVLSLLAIITTCIAQIMTNTIQKKFKVSSTQLLYQSSPYQALTLFVSGPFLDGLLTNQNVFAFNYTPQVLVFIVLSCLISVSVNFSTFLVIGKTSPVTYQVLGHLKTCLVLTFGYVLLHDPFSWRNIFGILVAIVGMVLYSYLCTIEGQQRAREASAQMLQSFSQVKNNESDPLIRAEAGAGHKY; encoded by the exons ATGGGCGAGGGTGGGGGTTTCCAGTTGGGAACTGTCGGAGCGCTGAGCCTGTCGGTGGTCTCATCGGTGTCGATAGTGATCTGCAACAAGGCTTTGATGAGCTCCCTTGGCTTCAAATTCG CCACCACTTTGACAAGCTGGCATCTATTGGTTACCTTTTGTTCCCTTCACGTGGCATTATGGATAAAGCTATTTGAGCACAAACCTTTTGATCAAAAGGCTGTGATGGGTTTTGGAATACTGAATGGGATCTCCATAGGACTATTAAATTTAAGCTTAGGTTTCAACTCCGTTGGATTCTATCAG ATGACAAAACTAGCTATTATTCCTTGTACCGTCTTCTTGGAGACTGCATTTTTGGGGAAGAAGTTCAG TCGGAGTATTCAACTCTCACTTAGCATCCTTCTACTGGGCGTTGGAATCGCAACTGTGACTGATCTCCAGCTTAATTTGCTTGGATCTGTATTGTCCCTTCTAGCAATTATTACAACTTGCATTGCCCAAATT ATGACAAACACTATACAAAAGAAGTTTAAAGTCTCTTCAACACAACTTTTGTATCAATCTTCCCCTTATCAAGCTTTAACCCTTTTTGTATCTGGTCCATTTCTTGATGGGCTCCTAACGAACCAGAATGTGTTTGCATTCAACTACACTCCTCAAGTTCTT gttttCATTGTGCTTTCATGCTTAATATCAGTCTCCGTCAACTTCAGCACATTCCTAGTTATTGGGAAGACATCACCTGTGACATACCAAGTTTTGGGTCATCTCAAAACGTGCCTGGTCCTGACTTTTGGCTATGTCTTACTTCATGATCCATTTAGTTGGAGGAATATCTTCGGAATTCTAGTTGCAATTGTTGGTATGGTTTTGTATTCTTATTTGTGCACAATAGAGGGCCAGCAAAGAGCTCGTGAAGCATCTGCTCAAATGTTGCAG TCATTTTCACAGGTGAAAAATAATGAGTCTGATCCTTTGATCAGAGCTGAAGCTGGAGCTGGGCATAAATACTGA
- the LOC135632253 gene encoding transcription repressor OFP1-like gives MGNYRFRLSDLMSSSWFYKLKDVGRANGSRRVQHSMKRFQSSASATASAASLPPFQPPKEHDYLPNRASYYTPSKERAEKLPRSPVNPKASDTRFPGEPPQKSKRQTRRRTATKPCADVVSSAVSASCGCRRTAALVSLPIDGDECDPCEPTNPSVYDHRNADMDLVVSELKLPPILTKPVKKEVREPALHETGAFTDHSKAATRRSVSGIHGIKVRQVSPRVGSRKVQACRKPKVATTQQKRRPVSQSLVMVKSSSNPSRDFTESMVEMIVENNIREAKDLEELLACYLSLNSKEYHEVIIKVFEHIWFVLTDIRM, from the coding sequence ATGGGGAATTATAGGTTTAGGTTGTCTGATTTGATGTCAAGCAGTTGGTTCTACAAGCTCAAGGATGTGGGAAGAGCTAATGGAAGCCGGAGAGTTCAGCATTCCATGAAGAGATTCCAGAGTTCAGCATCGGCCACAGCTTCTGCAGCATCTCTGCCTCCATTTCAACCCCCCAAAGAACACGACTACCTCCCCAACAGGGCCTCCTACTACACCCCCAGCAAAGAACGAGCAGAGAAGCTCCCTCGTTCTCCCGTCAACCCCAAAGCATCCGACACTCGTTTCCCCGGCGAGCCACCGCAGAAATCCAAGCGACAGACCCGAAGAAGGACGGCGACGAAGCCCTGCGCTGACGTCGTCTCCTCGGCTGTGTCGGCCAGCTGCGGCTGCCGTCGCACTGCAGCCCTTGTGAGTCTGCCGATCGATGGTGATGAGTGCGATCCATGTGAGCCTACCAACCCATCAGTGTACGATCACCGCAATGCGGACATGGATTTGGTGGTGTCAGAGCTCAAGCTACCGCCCATTCTGACAAAGCCAGTGAAGAAGGAGGTACGTGAGCCTGCGCTGCATGAAACCGGTGCCTTCACGGATCACAGCAAGGCAGCAACGAGGAGATCGGTGTCAGGAATCCATGGGATCAAGGTACGGCAAGTCTCTCCCAGGGTCGGAAGCAGGAAGGTGCAGGCGTGTAGGAAACCCAAGGTGGCAACGACGCAGCAGAAGCGGCGGCCAGTATCTCAGAGCTTGGTGATGGTCAAGTCGTCCTCAAACCCCAGCAGGGACTTCACGGagtcgatggtggagatgatcgtGGAGAACAACATCCGGGAAGCCAAGGATTTGGAGGAGCTGCTTGCTTGCTACCTGTCACTGAATTCCAAGGAGTACCACGAAGTAATCATCAAGGTTTTCGAGCACATCTGGTTTGTTCTAACTGATATTAGAATGTAA